One window of Dechloromonas sp. ZY10 genomic DNA carries:
- the pseG gene encoding UDP-2,4-diacetamido-2,4,6-trideoxy-beta-L-altropyranose hydrolase — translation MARRKLRVCFRADASLSIGSGHVMRCLTLAGELRERGAECRFICREHPGHLIDQIEARGFPVLRLPVFAEIHGRPQKSGIFPLTAHHEWLGNSPEQDAEECARDLAASPVDWLIVDHYALEAAWERALRPYCRQLMAIDDLADRPHQCEVLLDQNLGRSPGDYQPLLPTASQILTGPQYALLRPEFATWRAASLARREQACAGDDRRLQLLINLGGVDRANDSERILTALTPEMLPPEARITVILGASAPWREAIEHRSKHLHWPCQVIVAANNMGELLSQADLAIGAAGSSTWERCCLGLPTLALILADNQRGIAAALTAHTGLASAGTDLAASLRDFFRQLGSAGQRLAHSRRVAELVDGQGCRRVADVLLAAGGNT, via the coding sequence ATGGCCCGCCGCAAGCTGCGCGTCTGCTTCCGCGCCGATGCTTCACTGAGTATCGGCAGCGGCCATGTCATGCGTTGCCTGACCCTGGCCGGCGAACTGCGGGAGCGCGGCGCCGAATGCCGTTTCATTTGTCGCGAACACCCCGGCCACCTGATCGATCAGATCGAAGCCCGGGGTTTTCCGGTGCTGCGCCTGCCGGTTTTTGCCGAAATTCACGGTCGACCGCAAAAATCGGGGATTTTCCCCCTTACCGCGCACCATGAGTGGCTCGGCAACTCGCCGGAACAGGACGCCGAGGAATGCGCCCGAGATCTGGCAGCCAGCCCGGTCGATTGGCTGATCGTCGATCACTACGCGCTGGAGGCGGCATGGGAACGCGCCTTGCGCCCCTATTGCCGGCAGTTGATGGCGATTGACGACCTGGCCGACCGCCCCCACCAATGCGAGGTATTGCTCGACCAGAACCTGGGCCGCAGCCCTGGCGATTACCAGCCGCTACTCCCCACCGCCAGCCAGATTCTGACCGGGCCGCAGTACGCCTTGCTCCGCCCCGAATTCGCTACCTGGCGAGCGGCCAGCCTGGCCAGGCGCGAACAGGCCTGCGCCGGCGACGACCGCAGGCTGCAGTTGCTGATCAATCTCGGCGGCGTCGATCGGGCCAATGACAGCGAGCGCATTCTCACGGCCCTGACACCGGAAATGCTCCCGCCCGAGGCCCGCATCACCGTCATCCTGGGGGCCAGCGCGCCCTGGCGGGAGGCGATCGAACACCGCAGCAAACACCTGCACTGGCCGTGTCAGGTCATCGTCGCGGCGAACAACATGGGCGAACTGCTTAGCCAGGCCGACCTGGCCATCGGTGCCGCTGGCAGCAGCACCTGGGAGCGTTGCTGCCTGGGTCTGCCGACCCTGGCCCTGATCCTCGCCGATAACCAGCGCGGCATAGCCGCCGCCCTGACTGCCCACACCGGACTGGCCAGCGCCGGCACAGACCTGGCGGCCAGCCTGCGGGATTTTTTCCGGCAGTTGGGCAGCGCCGGACAACGGCTGGCCCACAGCCGCCGGGTCGCCGAGCTGGTCGATGGGCAAGGCTGCCGACGAGTGGCCGACGTGCTGCTGGCCGCAGGAGGAAACACATGA
- the pseF gene encoding pseudaminic acid cytidylyltransferase gives MKLAVIPARGGSKRIPRKNVKDFFGQPMIAWSIAAARDSGCFDRIVVSTDDPEIAAVARAHGAETPFVRPPELADDHTPTIPVIAHAIQWHLDQGAAVDAACCIYATAPFVRAEDLRAGGELLQQRHADYAFAATSFPFPIQRAFRLTADGHVEMFQPEHFNTRSQDLEPAFHDAGQFYWGQTAAWLSGKPFFGANSVPVLLPRYRVQDIDHPEDWQRAEALFRVLREAS, from the coding sequence ATGAAACTCGCAGTTATCCCCGCCCGTGGCGGCAGCAAGCGGATTCCGCGCAAGAACGTCAAAGACTTTTTCGGCCAGCCGATGATCGCCTGGTCGATTGCCGCTGCCCGCGACAGCGGCTGCTTCGATCGCATCGTGGTCTCGACCGACGACCCGGAGATTGCCGCCGTGGCTCGCGCCCACGGCGCCGAGACCCCGTTCGTCCGGCCACCGGAACTGGCCGACGACCACACCCCGACGATTCCGGTGATCGCCCACGCCATCCAGTGGCACCTCGACCAGGGCGCAGCGGTCGATGCCGCCTGCTGCATTTATGCCACCGCCCCCTTCGTCCGCGCCGAGGACTTGCGGGCCGGCGGCGAGTTGCTGCAACAGCGTCACGCTGACTATGCCTTTGCCGCCACCAGTTTTCCCTTCCCGATCCAGCGCGCCTTCCGGCTGACTGCCGATGGCCATGTCGAGATGTTCCAGCCCGAACACTTCAACACCCGTTCGCAGGATCTGGAACCGGCATTTCACGACGCGGGGCAGTTCTACTGGGGGCAAACCGCTGCCTGGCTGAGCGGCAAGCCGTTCTTTGGCGCCAACAGCGTACCGGTCTTGCTGCCGCGCTACCGGGTGCAGGATATTGACCACCCGGAAGACTGGCAACGCGCCGAAGCCCTGTTTCGCGTCCTGCGCGAAGCGAGTTGA
- the pseC gene encoding UDP-4-amino-4,6-dideoxy-N-acetyl-beta-L-altrosamine transaminase: protein MIPYGRQEITEADLAAVQAVLQSDWLTQGPAVPAFEAAVARRVGAAHAVAVNSATSALHLACLALDLGPGDWLWTSPITFVASANCARYCGAEVDFVDIDPHTRNLCPQALAEKLRVAEAQGRLPKIVVAVHFGGLACDMPALQALARRYGFRLIEDASHAIGASVGGIPVGAGQASDITVFSFHPVKIITTGEGGMALTNHPELARRMACLRSHGITREAAEMEAAVRTDGDGPWYYQQVELGFNYRMTDLQAALGLSQLDRLDDYIARREQLATAYDQALAALPLALPARRPGYQSAWHLYPVALSDAAGCDRLNLFNALREAGIGVNVHYIPVHLQPYYRRLGFAPGQYPQAENYYSRALTLPLYPTLGGDEQAQVIAALQARLAA from the coding sequence ATGATTCCCTACGGCCGCCAGGAAATCACCGAGGCCGACCTGGCCGCAGTCCAGGCCGTGCTGCAATCCGACTGGCTGACCCAGGGTCCGGCCGTGCCGGCCTTCGAAGCCGCCGTCGCCCGCCGCGTCGGCGCTGCGCATGCGGTGGCGGTCAATAGCGCCACTTCGGCCCTGCACCTGGCCTGCCTGGCACTCGACCTGGGCCCCGGCGACTGGCTATGGACCAGCCCGATCACCTTCGTCGCATCGGCCAACTGTGCCCGCTACTGCGGCGCCGAGGTTGATTTTGTCGATATCGACCCGCACACCCGCAACCTGTGCCCGCAGGCGCTGGCGGAAAAACTGCGGGTCGCCGAAGCACAGGGACGCCTGCCGAAAATCGTCGTCGCCGTGCATTTCGGCGGCCTCGCCTGCGACATGCCGGCGCTCCAGGCGCTGGCCAGGCGCTACGGATTCCGGCTGATCGAGGACGCCTCGCACGCCATCGGCGCCAGCGTCGGCGGCATCCCGGTCGGCGCCGGCCAGGCCAGCGACATCACCGTGTTCAGCTTTCACCCGGTCAAGATCATCACCACCGGCGAAGGCGGCATGGCGCTGACCAACCACCCCGAACTCGCCCGCCGCATGGCCTGCCTGCGCAGCCACGGCATCACCCGCGAAGCGGCCGAGATGGAAGCGGCAGTCCGCACCGACGGTGACGGCCCGTGGTACTACCAGCAGGTCGAGCTCGGCTTCAATTACCGGATGACCGACCTGCAGGCAGCGCTCGGGCTGAGCCAGCTGGACCGCCTCGATGATTACATCGCCCGCCGCGAGCAACTGGCCACGGCCTACGACCAGGCACTGGCCGCCCTGCCGCTGGCCTTGCCGGCGCGGCGCCCCGGCTACCAGTCGGCCTGGCACCTCTACCCGGTGGCGCTGAGCGACGCCGCCGGCTGCGACCGGCTGAACCTGTTCAACGCCCTGCGCGAGGCCGGGATCGGGGTCAATGTGCACTACATCCCGGTCCATCTGCAGCCCTACTACCGCCGCCTCGGCTTTGCTCCCGGCCAGTACCCGCAGGCCGAGAACTACTACAGTCGGGCGCTGACCCTGCCGTTATATCCGACGCTGGGCGGCGACGAGCAGGCACAGGTGATTGCCGCTTTGCAGGCCCGGCTGGCAGCCTGA
- the pseB gene encoding UDP-N-acetylglucosamine 4,6-dehydratase (inverting) encodes MFNDASILVTGGTGSFGKHFIRTLLQRYRPRRLIVFSRDELKQFEMQQEFNAPCMRYFLGDVRDRERLELAMRDVDYVVHAAALKQVPAAEYNPTECIKTNVNGAENVIHAALFNHVKKVIALSTDKAANPINLYGATKLVSDKLFVAANNIVGGDRPTRFAVVRYGNVVGSRGSVVPFFRKLLADGAGELPITDPRMTRFWITLNEGVEFVLKNFARMQGGEIFVPKIPSALITDLAEAIAPGLPLKIIGIRPGEKLHEIMCPLDDSHLTVEFADHYVIRPSISFSTQHDYTRNEAGEQGQAVAQGFEYNSGSNPWVLSVPQIRDLLAQA; translated from the coding sequence ATGTTCAACGACGCATCCATTCTCGTCACCGGCGGCACCGGTTCCTTCGGCAAGCATTTCATCCGCACCCTGCTGCAACGCTACCGGCCGCGCCGGCTGATCGTCTTCTCGCGCGACGAGCTCAAGCAGTTCGAAATGCAGCAGGAGTTCAACGCCCCCTGCATGCGCTACTTCCTGGGCGACGTGCGCGACCGCGAACGCCTCGAACTGGCGATGCGCGACGTCGATTACGTGGTCCATGCCGCCGCCCTCAAGCAGGTGCCGGCCGCCGAGTACAACCCGACCGAATGCATCAAGACCAACGTCAATGGCGCCGAGAACGTGATCCACGCGGCGCTCTTCAATCACGTCAAGAAGGTGATCGCGCTATCGACCGACAAGGCCGCCAACCCGATCAACCTCTATGGCGCGACCAAGCTGGTCTCGGACAAGCTCTTCGTCGCTGCCAACAACATCGTCGGCGGCGACCGGCCGACCCGCTTCGCGGTGGTCCGCTACGGCAACGTGGTCGGTTCGCGCGGCTCGGTAGTGCCCTTCTTCCGCAAGCTGCTGGCCGACGGCGCCGGCGAACTGCCGATCACCGACCCGCGCATGACCCGCTTCTGGATCACGCTCAATGAAGGCGTCGAGTTCGTGCTCAAGAATTTTGCCCGGATGCAGGGCGGCGAAATCTTCGTCCCCAAGATTCCGTCGGCGCTGATCACCGACCTCGCCGAAGCCATCGCCCCCGGCCTGCCGCTCAAGATCATCGGCATCCGCCCGGGCGAAAAGCTGCACGAAATCATGTGCCCGCTCGACGACTCGCACCTCACCGTCGAGTTTGCCGACCATTACGTGATCCGCCCGTCGATCAGCTTCAGCACCCAGCACGACTACACCCGCAACGAAGCCGGCGAACAGGGCCAGGCCGTGGCCCAAGGCTTCGAGTACAACTCGGGCAGCAACCCCTGGGTGCTGAGCGTGCCGCAAATCCGCGACCTGCTGGCCCAGGCATGA
- a CDS encoding tetratricopeptide repeat protein — protein sequence MTTPLSPSSPRPDHLAAAEAARSQGDHAAAEAHYQAALAAGQGNPAVHYNLGTYCAQRGDWAGACEYFKTAVAAAPDFALAWYNLGSSQRQLNQLPAARSALARALELAPDLHAARVNLSLVDFALGDSESALRLAHAALEAHPDDPDVFANLSTYLRTLGALEEAKLCAESALRLQPTHAGAWQALGTLAQDQRAFAAAVTCYRHAIENDPDNAAAHWNLGLAALAQGDFDLGWREYEWRTRLPQMRGHYPDFGLPLWQGEASQPLAGKTLLLVAEQGHGDTLQFVRLARQVKAAGACVKLMAQPALLRLLRPLPWLDAVVAQTDPPPAADYVLPLLSLPARLGLQLADLPGAIPYLAASAENLAAWRQRLADLPSAEDCEKPRPRIGLVWSGDPRPHDPESHRIDARRSLPLAQLAPLFAAAPEYAWFSLQKGSAASQATAWPQLLDYSAEWQDFADTAALVAQLDLVITVDTAMAHLSAALGKPTWVLSRFDACWRWLDERSDSPWYPGLRLFRQPSPGDWATPLAELATALGEYFAAPAPTASGT from the coding sequence ATGACTACCCCGCTCTCACCGTCCAGCCCTCGGCCCGACCACCTCGCCGCCGCCGAGGCCGCCCGCAGCCAGGGCGACCACGCTGCCGCCGAAGCGCACTACCAAGCCGCCCTGGCCGCCGGCCAAGGCAACCCGGCCGTGCATTACAACCTCGGCACCTACTGCGCCCAGCGCGGCGACTGGGCCGGCGCCTGCGAATACTTCAAGACTGCCGTCGCCGCAGCCCCGGATTTTGCGCTGGCCTGGTACAACCTGGGCAGCAGCCAGCGCCAGCTCAACCAGTTGCCGGCTGCGCGCAGCGCCTTGGCTCGCGCCCTCGAACTGGCCCCTGACCTGCATGCGGCTCGGGTCAACCTGTCGCTGGTCGACTTTGCGCTGGGCGACAGCGAAAGCGCGCTGCGCCTGGCGCACGCAGCACTCGAAGCGCACCCCGATGACCCCGACGTGTTCGCCAATCTGTCGACCTACCTGCGCACGCTGGGCGCGCTCGAAGAGGCCAAGCTCTGCGCCGAAAGCGCCTTGCGCCTGCAGCCGACGCATGCCGGCGCCTGGCAGGCGCTGGGCACGCTGGCCCAGGATCAGCGCGCCTTCGCCGCTGCCGTCACCTGCTACCGGCACGCCATCGAGAACGATCCCGACAACGCCGCCGCGCACTGGAATCTCGGCCTGGCCGCGCTGGCCCAGGGCGATTTCGATCTGGGCTGGCGTGAGTACGAATGGCGCACCCGGCTGCCGCAGATGCGCGGCCACTACCCGGATTTCGGGCTACCGCTGTGGCAGGGCGAGGCCAGCCAGCCGCTGGCCGGCAAAACCTTGTTGCTGGTGGCCGAACAGGGCCACGGCGATACCCTGCAGTTCGTCCGCCTCGCCCGCCAGGTCAAGGCCGCCGGCGCCTGCGTCAAACTGATGGCGCAACCGGCGCTGCTGCGCCTGCTGCGACCGCTGCCCTGGCTCGACGCGGTAGTCGCCCAGACCGACCCGCCGCCAGCCGCCGATTACGTGCTGCCCCTGCTCAGTCTGCCCGCCCGCCTCGGCCTGCAACTCGCCGACCTGCCCGGCGCCATACCTTATCTCGCCGCGTCGGCAGAAAATCTTGCCGCCTGGCGGCAGCGCCTTGCCGACCTGCCGAGCGCCGAAGATTGCGAAAAGCCGCGCCCACGCATCGGCCTGGTCTGGTCCGGCGACCCGCGCCCGCACGACCCGGAAAGCCACCGCATCGACGCCCGGCGCAGCCTGCCGCTGGCGCAACTGGCGCCCTTGTTTGCCGCCGCGCCGGAATACGCCTGGTTCAGCCTGCAAAAAGGCAGCGCCGCCAGCCAGGCCACCGCCTGGCCGCAACTGCTCGACTACAGCGCCGAATGGCAGGATTTTGCCGACACGGCGGCGCTGGTCGCCCAACTCGACCTGGTGATCACGGTCGACACCGCCATGGCGCATTTATCGGCGGCGCTGGGCAAGCCGACCTGGGTGCTGTCGCGCTTCGACGCCTGCTGGCGCTGGCTCGACGAGCGCAGCGACAGCCCCTGGTATCCCGGCCTGCGGCTGTTCCGGCAGCCGAGTCCCGGCGACTGGGCAACGCCGCTGGCCGAACTGGCGACAGCGCTCGGCGAATATTTCGCCGCCCCCGCCCCGACCGCCAGCGGCACATAA
- a CDS encoding tetratricopeptide repeat protein encodes MSPSSALLARALADHRAGRLTAAEAGYRQVLAAQPEDPVARHHLGLVLFTSGRQAAAWPLLQGSCTTDAPADYFLNVANLLWQAQRPEAAIALLQDGLRAHPGQAELSLRAGEMLLTQGRADTAAELAAAACLSPCPATVAHNLAALLYRSGNDRAALAASEQALRQGPTPAALNLKAALLRRGGDCSSALTLVEQALALRPGDPESLRNRAALLRDLQQLPQALAASEQALQADRHSATAWNTCGTVLLDLRQLADAEFCFRQALTVEPKHPAAHFNLGLTRLTLGDWREGFAEYEWRTRQEGVAGVYPDFGLPRWDGRAAPGQTLLLVAEQGHGDTLQFIRLARHLKERVGQVVLLAQPALVRLLAPLPWLDVVLPLHGPETPQADWVLPLLSLPAVLGLTPENLPQMAAQPPFLNISTVDREFWQKRLAALPQPRVGLVWAGDPRPNDPASNRIDTRRSLHFSQLQPLLAAHPHIAFVSLQKGSACAQLPAGLTKHPGVTDWSDEFTDFARTAALVEQLDLVISVDTAVAHLAGALARPTWILSRFDACWRWLNQRSDSPWYPQMRLFHQAQSGEWAPVLAQVSDELERWRQDYRAPAAATPQGAS; translated from the coding sequence ATGTCCCCATCCAGCGCCCTGCTCGCCCGCGCTCTCGCCGATCATCGTGCCGGTCGCCTGACTGCGGCCGAGGCCGGCTACCGCCAGGTACTGGCAGCACAACCGGAAGATCCGGTAGCCCGCCATCACCTGGGCCTGGTGTTGTTTACCAGCGGCCGGCAAGCTGCAGCCTGGCCGTTGCTGCAAGGCTCCTGCACCACCGACGCGCCGGCCGACTATTTCCTGAATGTCGCCAACCTGTTGTGGCAGGCCCAGCGCCCCGAAGCCGCCATCGCCCTCCTGCAAGACGGATTGCGTGCGCATCCGGGGCAGGCTGAACTATCCCTGCGCGCCGGCGAGATGCTGCTCACCCAGGGCCGAGCCGACACGGCCGCTGAATTGGCGGCAGCGGCCTGCCTCAGCCCATGCCCGGCAACCGTCGCCCACAACCTGGCCGCCCTGCTCTACCGTAGCGGCAACGACCGGGCGGCGCTGGCTGCCAGCGAACAAGCACTGCGCCAAGGCCCAACGCCCGCTGCGCTCAATCTGAAAGCCGCCCTGCTGCGCCGGGGCGGCGACTGCAGCAGTGCGCTGACACTGGTCGAACAAGCCCTGGCGCTACGCCCCGGCGACCCCGAATCGCTGCGCAACCGGGCGGCGTTGCTGCGCGACCTGCAGCAGCTGCCGCAAGCGCTTGCCGCCAGCGAACAGGCGCTGCAGGCCGACCGCCACTCGGCCACCGCCTGGAACACCTGCGGTACCGTGCTGCTCGACCTGCGCCAGCTGGCCGATGCCGAATTCTGCTTCCGCCAGGCGTTGACCGTGGAACCGAAGCATCCGGCGGCGCATTTCAACCTCGGCCTCACCCGCCTGACGCTGGGTGACTGGCGCGAGGGCTTTGCTGAATACGAATGGCGCACCCGCCAGGAAGGCGTCGCTGGCGTTTATCCCGACTTCGGCCTGCCGCGCTGGGACGGCCGCGCGGCGCCGGGGCAGACCCTGCTGCTGGTTGCCGAACAAGGGCACGGCGATACCCTGCAGTTCATCCGCCTCGCCCGCCATCTAAAAGAGCGGGTCGGGCAGGTGGTCCTGCTCGCCCAGCCGGCGCTGGTCCGGCTGCTGGCGCCGCTACCCTGGCTCGACGTGGTACTGCCGCTGCACGGCCCGGAGACGCCGCAGGCCGACTGGGTGCTGCCCCTGCTGTCGCTGCCCGCCGTGCTCGGGCTGACCCCGGAAAACCTGCCGCAAATGGCAGCGCAACCGCCGTTTTTGAACATTTCCACGGTCGACCGTGAATTCTGGCAAAAACGCCTGGCCGCGTTGCCCCAGCCGCGTGTCGGCCTGGTCTGGGCCGGCGACCCGCGCCCCAACGACCCGGCCTCGAACCGCATCGACACCCGCCGCAGCCTGCACTTTTCGCAACTCCAGCCGCTGCTCGCGGCACATCCGCACATCGCCTTCGTCAGCCTGCAAAAAGGCAGCGCTTGCGCCCAGTTGCCGGCCGGGTTGACCAAGCATCCCGGCGTCACCGACTGGAGCGACGAGTTCACCGACTTCGCCCGGACCGCCGCATTGGTCGAGCAACTCGACCTGGTCATCAGCGTCGACACCGCCGTCGCCCACCTCGCCGGCGCCCTCGCCCGACCGACCTGGATCCTCTCCCGCTTCGACGCCTGCTGGCGGTGGCTGAACCAGCGCAGCGACAGCCCGTGGTATCCGCAGATGCGGCTTTTCCATCAAGCGCAAAGCGGCGAATGGGCGCCCGTTCTGGCCCAGGTCAGCGACGAACTCGAACGCTGGCGGCAGGACTATCGAGCCCCCGCCGCCGCGACCCCGCAAGGAGCATCATGA
- a CDS encoding flagellinolysin produces the protein MQILTNTLSLNVQQSMRKNELSLQRSMQRVVSGVRITAAQDDPARAAISERMGAQIRGGDQARRNLNNAVSVMQVTDGGLNQVSGMLQRMRELAVQAANGTLSMGDRQALQKEADQLLAGIDQISSDTEFNGEKVFEQGRSGIGGDPNRLAVLDGLRLGWLEEAENRISQYYGIKADGALTMKVNLDTSDGAGNALASVSTTAVGADGRWQDITLNVDMADFTPPNLPDGGSAPVYNDRIIAHEMVHAEMSRSMNFNALPNWFKEGMAEFIHGADERVKTDYNSGAGWATMIAAFNVDSVAASAGYSAGYSAVRYMHQKIKDAGGSGIKEIMTYLSQNPAATLDQALTNASRGAFANLAGFQTSFQTNGNAFVATFNFANEDTGAIGGLDVDGGSSLSAKDVLLGNGTRNGENALDGFKLDIPDYIKSSGQRFLDLQIGANDEDRLRVGLAGVNTGALAISTVDLVKGAKFALARIDEALDAVSNARGQIGAAMARLDFSSQALETRRDNLSLAKQRMSDTDYAQEMSALTRDQILRQSSGNMLKVANAAQERVLDLLRFAGR, from the coding sequence ATGCAGATTTTAACCAACACCTTGAGCCTGAATGTCCAGCAGTCGATGCGCAAGAACGAGTTGTCCTTGCAGCGCTCGATGCAGCGGGTGGTGTCAGGCGTGCGAATTACCGCCGCGCAGGATGATCCTGCACGTGCGGCGATCAGCGAACGGATGGGGGCACAGATTCGTGGCGGTGATCAGGCACGGCGCAATTTGAACAACGCAGTTTCAGTGATGCAGGTGACTGATGGTGGCCTTAATCAGGTCTCCGGGATGCTGCAGCGGATGCGTGAATTGGCGGTGCAGGCGGCCAACGGAACCTTGTCTATGGGGGACCGGCAGGCTCTGCAGAAGGAGGCCGATCAGTTGCTGGCGGGCATCGACCAAATTTCCAGCGATACCGAATTCAACGGAGAAAAGGTTTTCGAGCAGGGGCGCTCGGGGATTGGCGGAGACCCGAATCGGCTGGCGGTGCTCGATGGCTTGCGGCTGGGTTGGCTGGAAGAGGCTGAAAACCGGATTTCGCAGTATTACGGAATCAAGGCTGATGGCGCGCTGACGATGAAGGTCAATCTCGATACCAGCGACGGTGCCGGGAATGCGCTGGCTTCGGTGAGCACCACTGCCGTCGGTGCCGATGGTCGGTGGCAAGACATTACCTTGAATGTCGACATGGCCGACTTTACGCCACCGAATTTGCCCGACGGTGGGAGTGCACCGGTTTATAACGACCGGATCATTGCCCATGAGATGGTGCATGCCGAGATGTCGCGGTCGATGAATTTCAATGCACTACCGAATTGGTTCAAGGAGGGGATGGCCGAGTTCATCCACGGTGCCGATGAGCGGGTCAAAACCGATTACAACAGCGGTGCCGGCTGGGCGACGATGATCGCAGCCTTCAATGTTGATAGCGTGGCGGCCAGTGCCGGCTATTCAGCAGGCTATTCGGCGGTCCGTTACATGCATCAGAAAATCAAGGATGCCGGTGGCTCGGGGATCAAGGAAATCATGACCTACCTGAGCCAGAACCCGGCGGCGACTCTCGATCAGGCGCTGACCAATGCCAGTCGCGGTGCCTTTGCCAATCTGGCCGGTTTTCAGACCAGCTTCCAGACCAATGGTAATGCCTTTGTTGCCACCTTTAACTTTGCTAACGAGGATACCGGCGCAATCGGTGGTCTTGATGTCGATGGCGGCAGTAGTCTTTCTGCCAAGGATGTATTGCTGGGGAATGGCACGCGCAACGGTGAAAACGCCCTCGATGGATTCAAGCTCGACATTCCGGATTACATCAAGAGTTCCGGGCAGCGCTTCCTCGATCTGCAGATCGGGGCCAACGATGAGGATCGTTTGCGGGTCGGCCTGGCCGGCGTGAATACTGGTGCCTTGGCGATTTCCACGGTCGACCTGGTCAAAGGGGCCAAATTCGCATTGGCCCGAATCGACGAGGCGCTCGATGCGGTGAGCAATGCCCGTGGGCAGATCGGGGCAGCCATGGCGCGACTCGATTTTTCGTCGCAGGCGCTGGAAACCCGGCGCGATAACCTGAGTCTGGCCAAGCAGCGGATGAGCGATACCGACTACGCCCAGGAAATGAGCGCGCTGACGCGCGACCAGATTCTCCGGCAATCGTCAGGGAATATGCTCAAGGTGGCCAATGCGGCGCAGGAGCGGGTGCTTGACCTGCTTCGCTTTGCCGGTCGCTAA